One Haloplanus vescus DNA window includes the following coding sequences:
- the fabG gene encoding 3-oxoacyl-[acyl-carrier-protein] reductase yields the protein MSSDSTVRLDPLDSRPLDDRICLVTGASRGIGRAIALEFARCGAAVVVNYRSSDEEAEAVREIIESNGETALCAQADVSDPDEVAAMADRIHDELGTVDVLVNNAGITIDRKFEKMTHDEWQTVIDVNLGGTFNCTKAFFDDIRDADHGRLINISSVVGQQGNYGQANYATSKGGMFAFTRTLALELASHGSTANCVAPGFVRTDMLEKVPERVQDKIRAKIPLDRFADPEDIVGIIRFLASDHASYMTGQVLGVNGGLEW from the coding sequence ATGTCGTCGGACTCGACCGTCAGGCTGGACCCACTCGACTCGCGCCCACTCGACGACCGAATCTGTCTCGTCACCGGCGCCTCCCGGGGCATCGGCCGGGCTATCGCCCTCGAATTCGCGCGCTGCGGAGCGGCGGTGGTCGTGAACTACCGGAGCTCCGACGAGGAGGCCGAGGCGGTGCGCGAGATAATCGAATCCAACGGCGAGACGGCGCTGTGCGCGCAGGCCGACGTCTCGGACCCCGACGAGGTGGCGGCGATGGCCGACCGGATTCACGACGAACTCGGCACCGTCGACGTACTGGTCAACAACGCCGGCATCACCATCGACCGCAAGTTCGAGAAGATGACTCACGACGAGTGGCAGACGGTCATCGACGTCAACCTCGGCGGGACGTTCAACTGCACCAAGGCCTTCTTCGACGACATTCGGGACGCCGACCACGGCCGCCTCATCAACATCTCCAGCGTCGTGGGCCAACAGGGCAACTACGGACAGGCCAACTACGCCACCTCGAAGGGGGGGATGTTCGCGTTCACGCGGACGCTCGCGCTCGAACTCGCTTCGCACGGGTCGACGGCCAACTGCGTCGCGCCCGGGTTCGTCCGCACCGACATGCTGGAGAAGGTGCCAGAGCGCGTCCAAGACAAGATTCGCGCCAAAATTCCGCTGGACCGCTTCGCCGACCCGGAGGACATCGTCGGCATCATCCGCTTTCTCGCCAGCGACCACGCCAGCTACATGACCGGCCAAGTGCTCGGCGTCAACGGTGGGCTAGAATGGTGA
- a CDS encoding cobyric acid synthase — MAHTVLVAGTASHVGKSTVAAGLCRYLADRGVDVTPFKGQNMSNNARAVLAAGDTDADWGEIGVSQYVQAQAARTTPTTDANPVLLKPRGDGESQVVIRGEAVGHVPAAEYYDTYWERARDAAEASYRRLAADHDVVVAEGAGSIAEPNLRHRDLANVETARFADAEVLLVADIERGGAFASIVGTLELAPDDIAERVAGVVITKFRGDRSILDPAIEEVEERTGVPVVGVVPHDDPGLPAEDSVSLPDDGGVRGEDDVPPEQTVTVGVPRLPRLSNFTDLEPLARVPGVSVAYLPLSASLADADAVVVPGTKNTVDDLLALREAGFDAELAAFDGPVVGVCGGYQLLGERIRGAHVEGTGDRQVVEGVGRLPVETTFSTDKRVEAVTWDVSGAGPLAGVDGSVSGYEIHMGDTRALTPVDRPLGPDSAAVETVAGTYLHGLFENPGVREAFVDAAYDSAGRERPDFDPDARTPFDAAAALVRDYVDVDAVLPNL, encoded by the coding sequence ATGGCGCACACCGTGCTCGTCGCGGGGACGGCCAGCCACGTCGGCAAGAGCACGGTGGCCGCCGGCCTCTGTCGCTACCTCGCGGACCGCGGCGTCGACGTGACCCCGTTCAAGGGGCAGAACATGAGCAACAACGCGCGGGCCGTCCTCGCCGCCGGCGATACCGACGCCGACTGGGGCGAAATCGGCGTCTCGCAGTACGTCCAAGCGCAGGCGGCGCGGACGACGCCGACGACGGACGCGAACCCCGTCTTGCTCAAGCCCCGCGGCGACGGCGAGAGCCAAGTGGTGATTCGGGGCGAGGCGGTGGGGCACGTCCCCGCCGCGGAGTACTACGACACCTACTGGGAGCGCGCCCGCGACGCCGCCGAGGCGTCCTACCGACGGCTCGCGGCCGACCACGACGTCGTCGTCGCGGAGGGCGCGGGGAGCATCGCGGAGCCGAACCTCCGCCACCGCGACTTGGCGAACGTCGAGACGGCGCGGTTCGCGGACGCGGAGGTCCTCCTCGTCGCCGACATCGAACGCGGCGGCGCGTTCGCCAGCATCGTCGGGACGCTCGAACTCGCGCCGGACGACATCGCGGAGCGAGTCGCGGGCGTCGTCATCACGAAGTTCCGCGGCGACCGGTCGATTCTCGACCCCGCCATCGAGGAAGTCGAGGAACGGACGGGCGTGCCCGTCGTCGGCGTCGTCCCCCACGACGACCCGGGACTCCCGGCGGAGGACAGCGTCTCGCTCCCGGACGACGGCGGCGTCCGCGGCGAGGACGACGTGCCCCCGGAGCAGACGGTCACTGTCGGCGTGCCGCGCTTGCCTCGGCTGTCGAACTTCACGGACCTCGAACCGCTGGCGCGCGTGCCCGGCGTCAGCGTGGCGTACCTCCCGCTCTCGGCGTCGCTCGCGGACGCCGACGCCGTCGTCGTCCCCGGCACGAAGAACACGGTCGACGACTTGCTCGCCCTCCGCGAAGCCGGCTTCGACGCGGAACTCGCGGCCTTCGACGGCCCCGTCGTCGGCGTCTGCGGCGGCTACCAGTTGCTCGGTGAGCGCATCCGCGGCGCCCACGTGGAGGGGACCGGGGACCGGCAGGTGGTCGAGGGCGTCGGTCGCTTGCCCGTGGAGACGACGTTCTCGACGGACAAGCGCGTCGAGGCGGTGACGTGGGACGTGTCCGGTGCCGGACCGCTGGCCGGCGTCGACGGGTCGGTGTCCGGCTACGAGATTCACATGGGTGACACCCGTGCGCTGACACCGGTCGACCGACCGCTCGGCCCCGACAGCGCCGCCGTCGAAACTGTCGCCGGGACGTACCTCCATGGCCTCTTCGAGAACCCCGGCGTCCGCGAGGCGTTCGTCGACGCCGCCTACGATTCGGCCGGCCGGGAACGCCCCGACTTCGACCCGGACGCGCGGACGCCCTTCGACGCGGCCGCCGCTCTCGTCCGGGACTACGTCGACGTGGACGCAGTTTTGCCGAACCTGTAG
- a CDS encoding cob(I)yrinic acid a,c-diamide adenosyltransferase produces MTDDTDDERQTRPPGKGETPEARRITPSAPDEFGLAQVWWGDGKGKTTAAMGMGFRAAGHGYRVHMLQFMKGGASSVEDVRGEYNAIAQTPGFTYENTGHYGWHGLLDESAEDEHVAKARGGLRRARELVDAADDADLGSPFPLDAPADDGVHMLILDELLYAANRGLVDAADVVDLIETAPDGLELVLTGGHERSDEICDHADLVTNVRKERHPIDAGQRARKGTEF; encoded by the coding sequence ATGACCGACGACACCGACGACGAACGACAGACACGACCCCCCGGCAAGGGCGAGACGCCAGAAGCACGCCGAATCACGCCCTCGGCGCCCGACGAGTTCGGCCTCGCGCAGGTCTGGTGGGGCGACGGCAAGGGCAAGACCACCGCAGCCATGGGCATGGGCTTTCGCGCCGCTGGCCACGGCTACCGCGTCCACATGCTCCAGTTCATGAAAGGCGGGGCGTCGAGCGTCGAGGACGTCCGCGGCGAGTACAACGCCATCGCACAGACCCCGGGCTTCACCTACGAGAACACCGGCCACTACGGCTGGCACGGCCTCCTCGACGAGTCGGCGGAGGACGAACACGTCGCGAAGGCCCGGGGCGGCCTGCGGCGCGCCCGCGAACTCGTCGACGCGGCCGACGACGCTGACCTCGGCTCGCCGTTCCCACTCGACGCCCCCGCCGACGACGGCGTCCACATGCTGATCCTCGACGAACTCCTCTACGCCGCGAACCGGGGCCTCGTCGACGCCGCCGACGTGGTCGACCTGATAGAGACGGCCCCCGACGGCCTCGAACTCGTGCTCACGGGCGGCCACGAGCGGTCGGACGAAATCTGTGACCACGCCGACCTCGTCACGAACGTCCGCAAGGAGCGCCACCCCATCGACGCGGGGCAGCGAGCGCGGAAGGGCACCGAATTCTGA
- a CDS encoding NADPH-dependent FMN reductase produces the protein MTTVVAVAGSLRERSHTRIALRHALDAAAEAGADTDFLDLRDFDLPPLNPDVEEQGDGAAFTRRVRRADAILLGTPVYHGSYSGVLKNALDYCGRDEFDGATVGLLAVSGGGFPVSALDHLRVVCRTLDAWVVPHHAGIPQASSAFDDDGFADEQLAARVETLGRRVVEFAHIESRSE, from the coding sequence ATGACCACCGTCGTCGCCGTCGCGGGGAGCCTGCGCGAACGGAGTCACACGCGAATCGCCCTTCGACACGCACTCGACGCCGCGGCCGAGGCGGGCGCCGACACCGACTTCCTCGACCTTCGAGACTTCGACCTGCCGCCCCTGAATCCGGACGTGGAGGAGCAAGGCGACGGCGCGGCCTTCACCCGGCGGGTCCGCCGCGCCGACGCGATACTGCTCGGCACCCCCGTCTATCACGGCTCGTATTCCGGGGTGCTGAAGAACGCGCTTGACTACTGCGGGCGCGACGAGTTTGACGGGGCGACAGTCGGCCTCCTCGCCGTCTCGGGCGGCGGGTTCCCCGTCTCGGCGCTCGACCACCTGCGAGTCGTGTGTCGGACGCTCGACGCGTGGGTGGTCCCCCACCACGCGGGCATCCCCCAAGCGTCGTCGGCCTTCGACGACGACGGCTTCGCCGACGAGCAACTCGCCGCCCGCGTCGAGACGCTGGGGCGTCGAGTCGTCGAATTCGCCCACATCGAGTCCCGAAGCGAGTGA